In Fusarium fujikuroi IMI 58289 draft genome, chromosome FFUJ_chr08, one genomic interval encodes:
- a CDS encoding related to glycerate dehydrogenase: MTLIRISNNKTLKGHKAIIFSTVELPEAQIDAIQKQFPDLTIKIFIQPWGAPLDPSFKEEEWQDTTVLLTATLLPKPEQATHLQYVQLTSAGANHLIKDPLFTDTKVPFSTANGVHGPQIAEWIITTYLSHRLHLKEYSKLQDEGKWKRLHQGAEDTEDTAGKRIGILGYGSIGRQTARLSKALGLDVHAYTLHPRNTPESRRDDSYTPPGLGDPEGEFPSKWFSGGSKEEIHEFLDSGLDILVISVPLTDKTKGLISKPEFEILGKKGTFLINIARGPIVDTDDLIEALNSETIKGAALDVTDPEPLPDQHPLWSAKNVTITPHISAASSFYYTRLLDIFRLNLERLSQGRTDFINKVNRKEGY; the protein is encoded by the exons ATGACGCTCATCAGgatcagcaacaacaaaactCTCAAGGGCCACAAGGCCATAATCTTTTCAACCGTTGAGCTACCCGAGGCTCAGATCGACGCTATTCAGAAACAGTTCCCTGATCTGACCATCAAGATTTTTATTCAACCATGGGGTGCACCTCTCGATCCAAGTttcaaggaagaagagtggcAGGATACTACTGTCTTACTGACTGCTACCTTATTGCCAAAGCCAGAGCAGGCGACGCATTTGCAATACGTTCAGCTCACGAGTGCTGGTGCCAACCATCTCATCAAGGATCCCCTCTTTACGGATACAAAGGTTCCATTCTCGACCGCTAATGGGGTTCATGG ACCTCAAATTGCCGAGTGGATTATAACTACTTATCTGTCTCATCGACTTCACT TAAAGGAGTACTCGAagcttcaagatgaaggaaaaTGGAAGCGTCTTCATCAGGGTGCTGAAGATACTGAAGACACAGCTGGCAAACGAAT TGGAATCCTAGGCTACGGCAGTATCGGCCGTCAAACAGCCCGTCTCTCGAAAGCTTTGGGCCTAGACGTTCACGCTTACACGCTTCACCCTCGCAACACCCCGGAGTCCCGCCGCGATGACTCCTACACACCTCCTGGCCTCGGTGATCCAGAGGGTGAATTCCCTAGCAAATGGTTCTCCGGCGGATCCAAAGAAGAGATCCACGAATTTCTTGATTCAGGACTGgacatcctcgtcatctcagTGCCATTGactgacaagaccaagggaTTGATCTCGAAGCCTGAGTTTGAAATTCTCGGTAAGAAGGGGACTTTCCTGATTAACATTGCAAGAGGACCTATCGTCGATACCGATGATCTCATCGAGGCGCTTAATTCGGAGACTATCAAGGGTGCAGCGCTTGATGTCACTGATCCTGAGCCTTTGCCGGATCAGCATCCACTGTGGAGTGCGAAGAATGTGACTATTACGCCACATATCAGTGCTGCTTCCTCATTTTACTATACGAGGCTGTTGGATATTTTTAGATTAAACCTTGAGAGGTTGAGTCAGGGACGAACTGATTTCATCAACAAAGTCAACCGGAAGGAAGGTTATTAG
- a CDS encoding related to GPI-anchor transamidase complex subunit Gpi16, which translates to MRHFLVYLLLAITNGFALTSAAASGYHEQLTLRPLPLSQLLASFNFRANTSIADFEAHNFRLFPRSLAQILQYAGTRELHLRFTLGRWDAQSWGARPWDGTREGGTGVELWAWLDAETDEEADEKWLTLTNALSGLFCASLNFIDETRTIRPVMSFQPDGDHSNSSLANMRLLHGVLPHEVVCTENLTPFLKLLPCKGKAGIATLLDGHKLFDASYQSMAIDVRPKCNADGECFLEMEETVDMVLDVNRSKRPQNNPIPRPPPAHELLCDTSKTYHSDHACYPADSLDGQDWTLSQVFGRPMKGTCPLTDPDVPPVCVQIPQSRDIYTTEGAREIRSQNSRCYSLDTNAELTLMLVKPESQDEDKILNKPETPLLYADRSFNGHGQEHGGVQAILSNPSDTDVEFVYMESLPWFMRIYLHTLSARIADSPSSNSSDLIKEIYYRPALDRARGTQLELLMRIPPHCTVFLTYDFEKSILRYTEYPPDANRGFDVAAAVITTLEPKVLNIRTTTLLLYLPTPDFSMPYNVIIFTSTAIALAFGGLYNILVRRFVGADEAQSTGLKAKLLGFVNRIKGKAGKQ; encoded by the exons ATGCGCCACTTTCTGGTTTATCTGTTACTGGCCATAACAAATGGCTTTGCACTCACTTCTGCAGCCGCATCCGGTTATCACGAGCAATTGACGCTTCGACCCTTACCCCTGTCCCAGCTTCTAGCGAGCTTCAACTTCCGAGCCAATACATCGATTGCCGATTTTGAAGCGCATAACTTTCGACTGTTTCCTCGATCATTGGCGCAAATACTTCAGTATGCTGGTACACGAGAGCTACATTTACGATTTACGCTAGGACGATGGGACGCTCAGTCGTGGGGTGCTAGACCGTGGGATGGAACACGCGAGGGAGGCACTGGTGTTGAACTCTGGGCGTGGTTAGATGCTGAGACTGATGAGGAAGCTGACGAAAAGTGGTTGACGCTCACAAACGCTCTGTCGGGACTGTTCTGCGCCAGTTTGAACTTTATCGATGAGACGAGAACGATTCGACCTGTTATGTCTTTCCAGCCCGACGGTGACCACTCGAACTCGTCGCTTGCGAACATGAGACTTCTTCATGGTGTTTTACCGCATGAAGTTGTCTGTACCGAGAATCTGACACCtttcttgaagttgttgccgtgcaagggcaaggctggTATTGCTACACTTCTGGATGGTCACAAACTATTCGATGCCTCTTATCAGAGCATGGCGATTGATGTTCGACCTAAGTGCAATGCGGATGGGGAGtgcttcttggagatggaggagactgTGGATATGGTGCTTGATGTCAATCGATCCAAGAGGCCTCAAA ACAACCCGATTCCGCGACCCCCTCCTGCTCACGAGCTGCTCTGCGATACCTCCAAAACCTACCACTCTGACCACGCATGCTACCCAGCCGACAGTCTCGACGGTCAAGATTGGACTTTATCTCAAGTCTTCGGTCGCCCCATGAAGGGCACATGCCCTCTCACCGACCCCGATGTTCCTCCTGTCTGTGTTCAGATCCCCCAGTCCCGTGACATCTACACCACCGAAGGCGCCCGCGAGATCCGATCCCAAAACTCTCGCTGCTATAGTCTTGATACAAACGCCGAACTCACCCTCATGCTCGTCAAGCCCGAGTCACAAGACGAGGACAAGATCCTTAATAAGCCCGAGACGCCTCTTCTCTACGCTGATCGCAGCTTCAACGGCCACGGCCAGGAACACGGTGGTGTACAGGCCATCTTGAGCAACCCTAGTGACACCGACGTTGAGTTCGTCTATATGGAGTCCTTACCATGGTTCATGCGTATCTACCTTCACACCCTCTCGGCCCGTATTGCCGATTCACCCTCGTCGAACTCGAGCGATCTGATCAAGGAGATCTACTACCGTCCCGCACTCGACCGCGCGAGGGGTACACAGCTTGAACTCCTCATGCGCATTCCACCACACTGCACCGTTTTCCTGACATACGATTTCGAAAAGTCCATTTTGCGATACACCGAGTATCCTCCTGACGCTAACAGAGGTTTCGACGTCGCCGCCGCTGTCATCACGACATTAGAGCCCAAGGTTCTCAACATCCGTACTACGACACTGCTGCTATACCTACCCACACCTGATTTCAGTATGCCATACAACGTTATTATCTTCACATCAACGGCGATCGCACTAGCATTTGGAGGATTGTACAATATTTTAGTCAGGAGGTTTGTGGGTGCCGATGAGGCGCAGAGCACAGGTTTGAAGGCGAAGCTGTTGGGGTTTGTTAATAGAATAAAGGGCAAGGCTGGGAAACAATAG
- a CDS encoding probable glycosylasparaginase, which produces MSSLSIFVGVLSLSTLTLAAGNTPGLPLVINTWGGDFTAATDAAFTALGKKASALDAVEIGGTTCENKQCDGSVGFGGSPDENCETTLDAMIMDGGSMNSGAVAALRRVKSAISVARHVLDHTTHSLIVGDQATEFAIQNGFKTTSLSTKNSDKLCKDWKAKKCQPNYRINVSPNPASTCGPYKPLATLTTSTMKTNKQTGHDTLSLITIHKDGSMAAGTTTNGASHKIPGRVGDGPIVGSGSYVDSDIGGCGATGDGDIMLRFLPCYQAIEGMRNGLSPKEAAEDAVLRMIRKYGDLKSGIVVVDRYGNHGAACSGWNFQYSYRGGKMTKTKVVTVKPVQEVRLDL; this is translated from the coding sequence atgtcttctctttctatCTTCGTGGGAGTTCTCTCCCTGTCAACGCTTACACTCGCGGCGGGTAATACACCTGGTCTTCCTCTTGTTATTAATACATGGGGCGGCGATTTCACCGCCGCTACGGATGCGGCCTTCACCGCGCTGGGGAAGAAGGCTTCTGCACTTGACGCGGTTGAAATTGGAGGTACGACGTGCGAGAACAAGCAGTGCGATGGGAGCGTAGGCTTTGGAGGGAGTCCTGATGAGAACTGTGAAACTACACTTGATGCGATGATCATGGATGGTGGAAGCATGAATTCCggagctgttgctgctctgCGTCGCGTTAAGAGTGCGATTTCTGTTGCTCGACATGTTCTCGATCATACTACCCATTCTCTCATCGTCGGAGACCAAGCTACAGAGTTTGCTATCCAAAACGGCTTCAAGACCACAAGCCTGTCTACCAAAAACTCGGATAAGCTGTGCAAGGACtggaaggccaagaagtgcCAGCCCAACTATCGCATCAACGTCAGCCCAAacccagcatcaacatgcgGTCCCTACAAGCCTCTCGCCACCCTCACAACCAGCACCATGAAGACCAATAAACAAACCGGTCACGACACCCTCTCTCTCATCACAATCCACAAAGACGGCTCCATGGCCGcaggaacaacaacaaacgGCGCCTCCCACAAGATCCCCGGACGCGTTGGCGACGGCCCCATCGTTGGCAGCGGCTCCTATGTCGACAGCGATATTGGTGGCTGCGGAGCTACAGGTGACGGCGACATCATGCTTCGCTTCCTCCCATGCTACCAAGCCATCGAAGGCATGCGTAACGGCCTCTCGCCCAAAGAAGCAGCCGAGGATGCTGTTCTCCGCATGATTCGCAAGTACGGCGATCTCAAGAGCGGCATCGTCGTTGTAGACCGGTACGGAAACCACGGTGCTGCGTGCAGTGGGTGGAATTTCCAGTACAGCTACAGAGGAGGAAAGATGACCAAGACAAAGGTCGTCACTGTGAAGCCGGTGCAGGAGGTACGTCTTGACTTGTAG
- a CDS encoding related to serine protease: MWFAGCASAALLALTARGSAYSIPALSLSARADSDSGSIKVHNISVPVDHFHNETKYEPHSDKKFPLRYWFDAQHYRAGGPVIILASGETSGEDRIPFLQHGILKMLANATGGVGVILEHRYYGTSFPVPDLKTKNLRFLSTEQALADTAYFAENVKFPGLEKHNLTASNTPYIIYGGSYAGAFAAFARKIYPDVFWGGISSSGVTQAIIDYWEYFEAARLFAPGDCAKVTQKLTQVVDKILTGSDKEEKKQLKIAFGLLGLRDDDFANAISRGIAGLQGNNWDPAQDSSDFGIYCGSVSSDAILYASTRSLAPYVKKWLSAHANKNDVKYLTNRFLNYIGYMRSNVESDKQGGCQGQTVDECYSIREMYGSTSLNPSSSGRQWTYQTCTQWGYWQTGSGVPKNQLPLVSRLIDVEYSTIPCRKQFNITAEPDVESINKLGGWNFSYPRVAFIDGEYDPWRAATPHAIGLAPRKSTASEPFILIPYGVHHWDENGLDPNATEIGLPPPAVAKAQQDIVDFTKAWLEEYDKEKVKRANDL, translated from the coding sequence ATGTGGTTTGCTGGCTGCGCTTCCGCTGCCCTCTTGGCGCTCACCGCCAGAGGAAGCGCGTACAGTATCCCCGCCTTGTCCCTGTCCGCTCGAGCCGACTCGGATTCTGGATCCATAAAAGTTCACAACATCTCGGTTCCCGTCGATCATTTCCACAATGAGACCAAGTATGAACCTCACTCGGATAAGAAGTTTCCATTGAGATATTGGTTTGATGCGCAGCACTATCGCGCGGGCGGACCGGTCATTATTCTCGCCTCTGGTGAGACTTCAGGCGAGGACAGAATTCCATTCCTCCAACATGGCatcctgaagatgctggcCAATGCGactggtggtgttggagtCATCCTCGAGCATCGTTATTATGGCACCAGTTTCCCTGTCCCGGATCTAAAGACAAAGAACCTGCGTTTCTTGTCCACTGAGCAGGCTCTCGCTGATACGGCGTACTTTGCCGAGAATGTCAAATTTCCAGGTCTGGAGAAGCACAATTTGACTGCTTCCAACACGCCTTACATTATCTATGGTGGATCCTACGCTGGTGCGTTTGCTGCTTTCGCCAGAAAGATTTACCCCGACGTCTTTTGGGGTGGTATCTCCTCTTCTGGTGTCACTCAGGCTATCATCGACTACTGGGAGTACTTCGAGGCTGCGCGACTTTTCGCACCCGGCGACTGCGCCAAGGTCACACAAAAGCTCACTCAGGTTGTCGACAAGATCCTCACTGGAAGCGacaaggaggaaaagaaacagcTCAAAATTGCGTTCGGTCTCCTCGGTCTACGCGACGATGACTTCGCAAACGCCATTTCTCGCGGCATTGCAGGCCTGCAAGGCAATAACTGGGACCCTGCACAGGACTCATCTGACTTCGGCATCTACTGCGGCAGTGTTTCTTCTGATGCTATTCTCTATGCAAGCACCAGGTCTCTTGCGCCATATGTCAAGAAGTGGCTCTCAGCTCATGCCAATAAGAACGACGTCAAGTACTTGACGAACCGTTTCCTCAATTATATCGGTTACATGAGGTCAAACGTTGAGTCTGATAAGCAGggaggctgccaaggccaGACTGTGGATGAATGCTACTCTATTCGCGAAATGTATGGCAGCACTAGTCTCAACCCATCATCCAGTGGACGTCAGTGGACCTATCAGACATGTACACAATGGGGATACTGGCAAACTGGCTCCGGAGTGCCTAAGAACCAGCTTCCGCTGGTCTCTCGCCTCATCGACGTTGAGTATAGCACCATTCCCTGCCGGAAGCAATTCAACATCACTGCCGAACCTGATGTCGAGTCTATCAACAAGCTTGGTGGTTGGAACTTTAGCTACCCACGCGTGGCCTTCATCGACGGTGAATACGATCCTTGGAGAGCCGCTACACCTCACGCGATCGGTCTTGCTCCCAGAAAGTCAACTGCCAGCGAGCCATTCATCCTTATCCCCTACGGTGTTCACCATTGGGATGAAAACGGTCTGGACCCTAACGCCACTGAGATCGGGCTCCCTCCTCCCGCTGTTGCCAAAGCTCAGCAGGATATTGTGGATTTCACCAAGGCCTGGTTGGAGGAGtacgacaaggagaaggtgaAGCGTGCGAATGACCTTTAG
- a CDS encoding related to small s protein: protein MAARANVHTVSEFLARAVDVCHAVRGIHSLGYTDRCDTDFARLLEGLTHSVKRVEGEEGEYEKTLIRFACVQIGNDLVVHVNRVLNAFSDSIDVAGFCKLWPLDDVTALNARLRQVLHQCQDTFPSSHSQAVTLILKRLRRRDDAGKSPGQIPVIPRPPRLAPVGLINDFILESLSYKSMHDRESQVTEAHAKTLDWIFDNSPINQSLRQSFRDSFVSWLSTTELGPIYWITGKPGSGKSTLVRYLSQHPVALYHLRRWGVKKKVNTAGFFFWTSGSQQQRSQTGLLRYLLHQLLSSDPELIEKAFPDLWSRLRQMTTKERVNFALEWTVQDLQAAFHSLLDAALPSVNVCLFIDGLDEFDGDHVQIINFFRKLTSSYDGKSLKLCLSSRPWDVFEKAFETSVPNTKLQDLSYDDMYRYAADTLKTNDHIRRLMKQNPDSTHLLITTVVEQANGVFLWVRLAVERMLVTFQKNCEFEVLETTLKELPTELDDLFEKLLFKDQTSLEIMQTATLFQLMRAREIVAGFIKDESSNSLTVWELAFALFKEDDVVALDREVVEATDKEIQRRCGTAVQYIQARFARLLNVHVAKPMGNMRVPKFQDKNANIASLIMTSKVIYIHRTVRDWLMDGGAGKRLETLQSTDFDPHIRHLRSYVLRLKHPLEEIEHHRRLDEWYPDIALAMTHARYIIRDPQGLQRKFLDEMDKTLSWLWLKKPSDPYDHWAKSTFGAYEIRMKAPPIHRPFLCLATKFSLTDYVCQEVEDLSREEPAVEEEEEDGLTPLLSYATEFLCSRNKTIFPMSSPQLVRWLLNNPSRINRGPNHEYKHFITHQSITPWLSVLRHLRDAKRRGWIEYYDINPEGTARWAEIVREFVQFSDVRAVVLKDMWDPEITALGVIEMLEETYGSAEVQRIRVLMERNMVQ, encoded by the exons ATGGCTGCACGCGCTAACGTTCACACTGTATCTGAATTCCTCGCTAGGGCTGTTGATGTGTGCCATGCTGTGCGAGGGATACACAGTCTGGGATATACAGATCGCTGTGATACCGACTTTGCTCGCTTGCTCGAGGGGTTGACGCATTCGGTGAAGCGTGTTGAGGGTGAAGAGGGGGAATACGAGAAAACTCTGATCAGGTTTGCCTGTGTTCAGATTGGTAATGACCTCGTCGTCCACGTCAACCGTGTCTTGAACGCGTTCAGTGATTCAATCGATGTCGCTGGCTTCTGCAAGCTTTGGCCCCTGGACGATGTCACGGCGCTGAATGCACGGCTCCGTCAAGTGTTGCATCAATGCCAAGACACCTTTCCGTCGTCACA CTCACAAGCCGTGACCTTGATtctgaagagattgagacgGAGA GATGATGCTGGCAAGTCTCCCGGGCAGATCCCGGTTATCCCGAGACCCCCGAGGCTAGCTCCCGTCGGCCTTATCAATGACTTCATTCTCGAGAGTCTGTCATACAAAAGTATGCATGATCGCGAGAGTCAAGTCACTGAAGCTCACGCCAAGACCCTTGATTGGATCTTTGACAATTCGCCCATCAACCAATCTCTGCGCCAGAGCTTCAGAGACAGCTTCGTCTCATGGCTCAGCACCACGGAGCTGGGTCCTATCTACTGGATCACTGGAAAGCCCGGGTCTGGTAAATCCACGCTCGTGAGATACCTCTCCCAGCATCCAGTTGCGCTCTATCATCTTCGTAGATGGGgcgtgaagaagaaggtcaacACAgcgggcttcttcttctggaccAGTGGATCTCAGCAGCAGAGGTCGCAAACTGGCCTGCTGCGATATCTCCTCCATCAGTTGCTGTCCTCTGATCCAGAGCTCATTGAAAAGGCATTTCCTGATCTCTGGAGTCGCTTGCGACAGATGACGACCAAGGAACGAGTCAACTTTGCTCTGGAATGGACTGTTCAAGATTTACAGGCTGCCTTCCACTCTCTTCTCGACGCGGCTTTACCTAGCGTGAACGTCTGTCTCTTCATTGACGgtcttgatgagtttgatggtgATCATGTCCAaatcatcaacttcttcaggAAATTAACATCCAGCTATGATGGAAAGTCACTCAAACTCTGTCTCTCATCTCGGCCATGGGATGTCTTTGAAAAGGCATTCGAAACGTCTGTTCCAAATACCAAGCTTCAGGATCTGAGTTACGACGATATGTACCGCTATGCAGCAGATACACTGAAAACTAATGACCATATTCGAAGATTGATGAAGCAGAATCCGGATTCGACTCATCTGTTAATCACTACAGTGGTTGAACAGGCCAACGGAGTTTTCTTATGGGTTAGACTCGCAGTTGAGCGTATGCTCGTAACATTTCAGAAGAACTGCGAATTCGAAGTCTTGGAGACAACTCTGAAAGAACTCCCAACAGAACTTGATGATCTCTTCGAAAAGCTTCTGTTCAAGGATCAGACATCCTTGGAGATCATGCAAACTGCCACTCTATTCCAGCTCATGCGGGCCAGAGAAATCGTCGCAGGCTTTATCAAGGATGAGTCCTCGAACTCACTGACAGTCTGGGAACTCGCCTTTGCACTTTTCAAAGAGGATGATGTTGTGGCTCTCGATCGCGAAGTGGTGGAAGCGACAGATAAAGAAATTCAAAGACGCTGCGGAACGGCAGTACAGTATATCCAAGCTCGCTTCGCAAGGCTTTTGAACGTCCACGTTGCCAAGCCGATGGGCAATATGCGTGTACCAAAGTTCCAGGACAAGAACGCCAATATTGCAAGTCTCATCATGACGAGCAAGGTCATCTACATACACCGTACAGTTCGAGACTGGCTCATGGACGGTGGTGCAGGAAAACGTCTCGAAACACTCCAGTCTACAGATTTTGACCCTCATATTCGACATCTGAGATCATATGTCCTTCGTCTGAAGCATCCTCTCGAAGAAATCGAGCATCATCGGCGTTTAGATGAGTGGTATCCTGATATTGCACTCGCCATGACGCATGCTCGATATATCATCAGAGATCCCCAAGGCCTTCAGCGGAAGTTcctggatgagatggataaAACTCTTTCTTGGCTCTGGCTTAAGAAGCCGTCTGATCCATATGATCATTGGGCAAAGAGTACGTTCGGGGCTTATGAGATCAGGATGAAAGCGCCTCCCATTCATCGGCCGTTTCTGTGTCTTGCCACCAAGTTCAGTCTAACAGATTATGTCTGTCAGGAAGTCGAGGACCTGAGTCGTGAAGAACCAgcagtggaagaagaggaagaggatgggTTAACACCTTTACTCTCCTACGCGACAGAATTTCTCTGCTCTCGTAACAAGACCATCTTCCCCATGTCGTCACCCCAGCTCGTCCGttggcttctcaacaacccATCACGCATCAACCGGGGTCCCAATCATGAATATAAACACTTCATTACACATCAGTCAATTACTCCATGGCTATCTgttcttcgtcatcttcgtGATGCAAAACGGAGGGGATGGATTGAGTACTACGATATCAACCCTGAAGGAACTGCACGCTGGGCTGAGATTGTAAGGGAGTTCGTGCAGTTTTCAGATGTCAGAGCTGTGGTTTTGAAGGATATGTGGGATCCAGAGATCACCGCGTTGGGAGTCATAGAGATGCTGGAGGAAACATACGGTTCTGCTGAGGTGCAGAGGATCAGGGTATTGATGGAAAGGAACATGGTTCAGTAA
- a CDS encoding probable endoglucanase IV precursor has protein sequence MPSFTSKTLLAAVAGAMGVAAHGHVSSINVAGAVYDGFDASSAPYDQNPKTLIAWSTTASDNGFVAPDAFGTGDIICHRDAKNAKGHAKVKAGDQIYIKWDTWPESHKGPVIDMLASCGSAGCESVDKETLKFFKIDEAGLVKSGNPGTYASDELIANDNGWLIEIPENIKPGSYVLRHEIIALHAAGQENGAQNYPQCFNLEISGSGSELPEGTLGTELYKSTEKGIVFDLYNSPTSYPIPGPAMTIKSPKVTQGKLAEKSKGTPTTGSGSGSDSGSAAPETPAQTEAPAAGTSAAAPVATSAAAEEPSAPVETSPAAQEPATPVQTEAPAATKPAKTGCKAKRGMKARRHARDLMN, from the coding sequence ATGCCTTCTTTCACCTCCAAGACTCTTCTCGCCGCCGTTGCCGGTGCCATGGGCGTTGCTGCCCACGGTCACGTTTCCTCCATCAACGTTGCTGGCGCCGTCTACGACGGTTTCGATGCTAGCTCTGCTCCTTACGACCAGAACCCCAAGACCCTCATCGCTTGGTCCACCACCGCCTCCGACAACGGTTTCGTCGCCCCTGATGCCTTCGGCACCGGCGACATCATCTGCCACCGCGATGCTAAGAACGCCAAGGGTCacgccaaggtcaaggctggtgatcAGATCTATATCAAGTGGGACACCTGGCCAGAGAGCCACAAGGGCCCCGTCATTGACATGTTGGCCTCTTGCGGTTCTGCCGGTTGTGAGTCTGTCGACAAGGAGACcctcaagttcttcaagatcgacgaggctggtcttgtcaagtCCGGTAACCCCGGCACTTATGCCTCTGACGAGCTGATTGCCAACGACAACGGTTGGCTCATCGAGATCcctgagaacatcaagcccGGTTCTTACGTTCTCCGTCACGAGATCATTGCTCTCCATGCCGCTGGCCAGGAGAACGGTGCTCAGAACTACCCTCAGTGCTTCAACCTCGAGATCTCTGGCTCCGGCTCTGAGCTCCCTGAGGGTACCCTCGGAACTGAGCTGTACAAGTCCACCGAGAAGGGCATCGTCTTCGATCTCTACAACAGCCCTACCAGCTACCCCATCCCCGGCCCTGCCATGACCATCAAGTCCCCCAAGGTTACCCAGGGCAAGCTCGCTGAGAAGTCCAAGGGTACCCCCAccactggctctggctctggctccgACTCCGGCTCTGCCGCCCCTGAGACACCCGCTCAGACTGAAGCCCCCGCCGCTGGTACCTCTGCTGCCGCCCCTGTTGCTACTtccgctgctgctgaggagcccTCTGCCCCCGTTGAGACCTCCCCTGCTGCCCAGGAGCCTGCCACTCCTGTCCAGACTGAGGCTCCTGCCGCTACCAAGCCCGCCAAGACTGGCTGCAAGGCCAAGCGTGGCATGAAGGCCCGCCGTCACGCTCGTGACCTCATGAACTAA
- a CDS encoding probable U1 snRNP protein has translation MAAEQRKLLEQLMGASSTSRAAQLSLTDPKVCRSYLAGTCPHDLFTNTKQDIGPCPKVHNEGLKAEYDGLSDREKQKYGFEYDYMRDLQKYIDDCNRRIDAAQRRLEKTPDEIRQTNVLLKSISDLSASINNGLLEVEILGSMGEVSRAQDELFRVRQASQSKSDREKELKALSDTSGPSGHQKLQVCDVCGAYLSRLDNDRRLADHFYGKMHLGYAQMRKTYDAFPKEMKGRSRAPMDDDGPGGPRGPRGSGYRSGRGGRGYRGGW, from the exons ATGGCTGCTGAACAGAGAAAGCTGCTCGAGCAGCTGATGGGAGCATCCTCGACGTCACGAGCCGCTCAACTATCACTCACCGACCCCAAAGTTTGCCGATCATATCTCGCAGGCACCTGTCCACACGATCTCTTCACAAACACAAAGCAGGACATTGGACCGTGTCCGAAGGTGCATAATGAAGGGTTGAAAGCGGAGTATGATGGCCTATCAGATCGGGAGAAGCAGAAATATGGATTCGAGTACGATTATATGCGCGATCTACAAAAGTACATCGATGATTGCAACCGCCGAATCGATGCTGCGCAGAGAAGATTAGAGAAGACACCTGATGAGATTCGCCAGACCAATGTTTTG CTCAAATCTATTTCCGATCTTTCAgcttccatcaacaacgGCCTCCTCGAGGTCGAAATCCTAGGCTCCATGGGCGAGGTCTCTCGCGCCCAAGATGAGCTTTTCCGCGTCCGTCAAGCCTCACAATCCAAATCCGACCGCGAAAAGGAGCTCAAAGCTCTATCGGACACATCTGGTCCTTCAGGCCACCAGAAGCTGCAAGTTTGCGATGTTTGCGGTGCCTACCTCAGTCGACTCGATAACGACAGACGTCTCGCCGATCACTTCTACGGAAAGATGCATCTGGGATATGcgcagatgaggaagacCTACGATGCTTTCCCTAAGGAGATGAAGGGCCGGTCGAGGGCGCCTATGGACGACGATGGACCTGGTGGGCCCAGAGGACCTCGAGGTTCGGGATACAGGAGTGGCCGCGGTGGAAGGGGATACCGTGGAGGATGGTAA